A section of the Sander vitreus isolate 19-12246 chromosome 19, sanVit1, whole genome shotgun sequence genome encodes:
- the per1b gene encoding period circadian protein homolog 1b isoform X1 produces the protein MSYDNSKSMPSSSTRGRVARADEKDNEQEAESEGLNSLKTSSASASVTAQEQGSGNEGGSIGSASPSVGSEGLSRDRRGPNSDDMDGLSSGNDSGERESEGGIERDNGSRGHQSIRSSHSSSNGKDSGMLETTESNKSSNSQSLSPPSSSLAYSLLSTSSEHDPPSTSGCSSNQSARVQTQKELMKAIKELKLRLPTERKAKGHGSTINALKYALQCVKQVRANKEYYHQWSVEECHGCSLDLSAFTIEELDNITSEYTLKNTDTFSMAVSFLSGKVVYVSPQGSSLLRCKPERLQGAMFSELLAPQDVSTFYSGTAPCRLPNWASCIGFASPSVDCTQEKSMFCRISADRAQGGELRYYPFRLTPYQLTIRDSDDAEPQPCCLLISERVHSGYEAPRIPADKRIFTTSHTPSCLFQEVDERAVPLLGYLPQDLVGTPTLLYIHPEDRPMMVAIHEKIFQFAGQPFDSSPFRMCAHSGEYVTIDTSWSSFVNPWSRKVAFIVGRHKVRTSPLNEDVFTTPQGCDTRTTTPDVVQLSEQIHRLLVQPVHSGSSKGYSSLGSSGSRGSRHSHQQHLSAASSSDSNGPAMNKAAAAAPLHKPMTFQQICKNVHMVKTNGQQVFIESRNRLPPRKITTTGTASVRAFSSDPIRGFIADMTIPPKALIPAPLVPKEPPTGYSYQQINCLDSIIRYLDSCNVPNTVKRKCGSYTTSSTSDDDKQQEASNNTGGSVNLVSEPPSLPPLTMATKAESVASVTSQCSFSSTIVHVGDKKPPESDIVMEEAPTTPTLAPPTTTPTPPTSGLPPPAAVTFSPLPPPPPPLQATQPERESRRSGSVGGGGRMGLTKEVLSTHTQQEEQAFLDRFKDLSKLHVFDQTVSSTLRCQTPAANPLSRGVRCSRDYPAAGSSTSHRRGRGGKRLKQQESSDQHSSLNRSGSRCDPRTSTAPMSLHMPIRPPTNSSSWPSVGSQASIPAAPFAPGMLPIYPVYPPLAQPLPVPDPSRFPPTQMVPPMMALVLPNYMFPQMGAAIPQPGPTPGHFYNPNFTEGYTVTPAAVPTVISNTVPIPATCAPSRSSTPQSYSQTPADREGAESPLFQSRCSSPLNLLQLEESPSKRLEVATALAASQQATPSVQGSAAAGQSSGNQRSSDDTSKENENGEANESNNDAMSTSSDLLDMLLQEDSRSGTGSAASGSGSSGTRSSGSGSGSGSGSGSGSNGCSSSGTSGMSSSQGSHTSKYFGSIDSSENDRSRKQPAGGSSSAGGNGGEEQFIKCVLQDPIWLLMANTDDKVMMTYQLPVRDMETLLREDREALRSMQKHQPRFTEDQKRELSQVHPWIRTGRLPQAINISGCAGCKSPPSVPPAAPFDVEIHDIELCSVLKAQEEGARKDDKNLTETAMDEAHPEDDDDDDNEAEEKRTKPQDSNHDMTAAEPRAASEDVNEKSHMTH, from the exons ATGAGTTATGACAACTCAAAATCAAtgcccagcagcagcactcgGGGGCGAGTGGCAAGGGCCGATGAGAAAGACAATGAACAGGAAGCAGAGTCAGAAGGGTTAAACTCTCTGAAAACCAGCAGTGCCAGTGCCAGTGTCACCGCTCAGGAGCAGGGAAGTGGAAATGAAGGCGGCTCCATTGGCAGCGCGTCTCCCAGTGTGGGCTCTGAAGGTTTGTCCCGAGACCGAAGGGGGCCCAACTCCGATGATATGGATGGACTCTCCAGTGGGAACGACTCTGGTGAGAGGGAAAGCGAAGGCgggatagagagagacaacGGGTCACGTGGGCACCAGTCCATACGCAGCTCCCACAGCTCTTCAAACGGCAAAGACTCTGGCATGCTGGAAACGACAGAGAGCAACAAGAG CTCCAACTCCCAGAGTCTCTCACCTCCCAGCAGCTCCCTGGCCTACAGCCTGCTGTCGACCAGCTCGGAGCATgaccccccctccacctctgGCTGCAGCAGCAACCAGTCGGCGAGGGTCCAGACCCAGAAAGAGCTGATGAAGGCCATCAAGGAGCTGAAGCTCCGCCTACCTACGGAGCGCAAGGCCAAGGGCCACGGCAGCACTATAAATGCACTAAAATACGCACTTCAGTGTGTCAAACAAGTCAGAG CCAACAAGGAGTACTATCATCAGTGGAGCGTAGAGGAGTGCCATGGCTGCAGTCTGGACTTATCTGCCTTCACAATTGAGGAGCTTGACAACATCACATCAGAATACACCCTCAAAAACACT GACACTTTCTCCATGGCCGTGTCGTTCTTGTCAGGGAAGGTCGTTTACGTATCACCCCAGGGCTCGTCCCTGCTGCGCTGTAAGCCAGAGCGTCTCCAAGGGGCCATGTTTTCTGAGCTTTTGGCCCCGCAGGACGTCAGCACTTTCTACAGCGGCACGGCACCCTGCCGCCTGCCAAACTGGGCCTCCTGCATCGGGTTTG CTTCTCCTTCAGTCGATTGCACTCAGGAGAAGTCTATGTTCTGTCGAATCAGTGCCGACCGGGCGCAGGGCGGCGAGTTGCGCTACTACCCCTTTCGCCTCACGCCCTACCAGCTCACCATCAGAGACTCAGATGATGCTGAGCCACAGCCCTGCTGCCTGCTCATCTCAGAGAGGGTCCACTCCGGATACGAGG CTCCTCGTATCCCTGCAGACAAGAGGATCTTCACCACCAGTCACACTCCCAGCTGCCTCTTTCAGGAAGTTGATGAGAG GGCAGTGCCACTGTTGGGCTACCTGCCTCAGGACTTGGTGGGAACCCCCACCCTGCTCTACATCCACCCTGAAGACAGGCCTATGATGGTGGCAATACATGAGAAAA TCTTTCAGTTTGCAGGGCAGCCGTTCGACTCTTCACCCTTTAGGATGTGTGCCCACAGCGGGGAATATGTGACCATAGACACCAGCTGGTCTTCCTTTGTCAACCCCTGGAGCCGGAAGGTGGCATTCATCGTAGGGCGCCACAAAGTCAGAAC GAGCCCTTTGAATGAAGACGTGTTCACGACACCGCAGGGCTGCGACACTCGGACCACCACGCCTGACGTTGTGCAGCTGAGCGAGCAGATCCACCGGCTCCTGGTGCAGCCGGTGCACAGCGGCAGCTCGAAGGGCTACAGCTCACTCGGGTCCAGTGGCTCACGGGGCTCCCGCCATTCACACCAACAGCACCTCAGTGCCGCCTCGTCCAGCGACAGCAACGGCCCCGCCATGAACAAAGCTGCTGCCGCGGCCCCTTTGCACAAACCT ATGACGTTCCAGCAGATCTGCAAAAATGTCCACATGGTCAAGACTAATGGGCAGCAGGTTTTCATCGAGTCCCGTAACCGACTACCGCCCAGGAAAATCACCACCACAG GCACAGCAAGCGTCAGAGCATTCAGCAGTGACCCAATCAGAGGTTTTATAGCTGACATGACAATACCACCCAAAGCTTTGATCCCTGCACCACTTGTACCGAAGGAGCCCCCGACTGGCTACTCCTACCAGCAGATCAACTGTCTGGACAGCATCATAAG GTACTTGGATAGCTGTAATGTTCCTAACACGGTTAAAAGGAAGTGTGGCTCCTACACTACCTCCTCCACGTCAGATGACGACAAACAGCAGGAGGCCAGCAACAACACAG GTGGTTCAGTTAACCTTGTAAGTGAACcaccttctctccctcccctgaCCATGGCCACAAAGGCAGAGAGTGTAGCCTCAGTCACGTCGCAGTGTAGCTTCAGCAGCACCATCGTGCATGTGGGAGACAAGAAGCCTCCTGAGTCAG ACATCGTCATGGAGGAGGCCCCAACAACTCCCACTCTTGCTCCTCCTACAACTACACCAACTCCTCCCACTAGCGGTCTGCCACCTCCCGCAGCTGTCAccttttctcctctccctcccccgcCTCCTCCCCTTCAAGCCACTCAGCCAGAGAGGGAGAGCCGGAGAAGTGGAAGTGTAGGAGGAGGGGGCCGGATGGGTCTCACAAAGGAGGTGCTTTCCACCCACACCCAGCAGGAGGAGCAGGCATTCCTTGACCGCTTCAAGGACCTCAGCAAGCTGCATGTTTTCGATCAGACTGTATCTTCGACTCTGCGCTGTCAGACCCCAGCTGCCAACCCTCTCTCACGAG GAGTGCGTTGTTCTCGGGATTACCCAGCCGCGGGAAGCAGCACCAGTCACAGACGTGGTCGCGGCGGTAAGAGACTCAAGCAGCAGGAGTCATCTGACCAGCACAGCTCTCTGAACCGGAGCGGGAGCCGGTGTGACCCCAGAACCAGCACAGCTCCCATGTCCCTCCACATGCCTATCAGACCCCCAACAAACTCCTCCTCCTGGCCGTCTGTAGGCTCCCAGGCCAGCATTCCCGCCGCCCCTTTCGCTCCGGGTATGCTTCCGATCTACCCAGTTTACCCACCGCTCGCACAGCCCTTACCCGTCCCAGATCCATCCCGTTTCCCACCTACCCAGATGGTACCTCCAATGATGGCCCTGGTTCTGCCCAACTACATGTTCCCCCAGATGGGAGCAGCCATCCCTCAGCCAGGCCCCACCCCCGGACACTTCTACAATCCTAACTTCACAGAAGGATACACTGTCACCCCAGCAGCTGTCCCCACTGTTATTTCTAACACCGTACCCATTCCGGCCACCTGCGCCCCGTCTCGTAGCAGCACCCCCCAGTCCTACAGCCAGACACCTGCTGACCGTGAGGGTGCAGAGTCCCCCCTCTTCCAGTCCCGATGCTCCTCACCTCTCAACCTATTGCAGCTGGAGGAATCACCAAGCAAACGCTTAGAGGTGGCCACGGCCCTGGCAGCATCACAGCAAGCCACGCCTTCTGTGCAGGGCAGTGCGGCTGCGGGACAGAGCTCAGGCAATCAGAGGAGCTCTGATGATACCTCCAAGGAGAATGAGAAC GGTGAAGCTAATGAGTCCAACAATGATGCCATGTCCACCTCCAGCGACCTGCTGGATATGTTGCTGCAGGAAGACTCCCGCTCAGGCACCGGCTCAGCCGCCTCTGGGTCGGGGTCCTCTGGCACGAGGTCCTCTGGTTCCGGTTCCGGCTCCGGTTCCGGCTCTGGCTCTGGCTCCAATGGttgcagctcctctggcaccagtGGCATGA GCAGCAGCCAGGGCAGCCACACCAGCAAGTACTTTGGCAGTATCGACTCATCAGAGAACGATCGTTCCCGCAAACagccagcagggggcagcagTAGTGCTGGAGGGAATGGTGGGGAGGAGCAGTTTATCAAGTGTGTCCTGCAGGACCCCATCTGGCTGCTAATGGCCAACACTGACGACAAAGTCATGATGACCTATCAGCTGCCTGTCAG AGACATGGAGACTTTGCTGCGAGAAGACCGCGAGGCCTTGAGGAGCATGCAGAAACACCAGCCACGCTTCACCGAGGACCAGAAGAGGGAGCTGAGCCAGGTGCACCCCTGGATCCGCACGGGACGCCTGCCCCAAGCCATCAACATCTCT GGCTGTGCGGGCTGCAAGTCTCCCCCCTCCGTGCCTCCCGCCGCTCCATTCGATGTGGAGATCCACGACATTGAGCTGTGCAGTGTGCTGAAAGCTCAGGAGGAGGGCGCCAGAAAGGACGATAAAAATCTGACAGAGACAGCCATGGATGAAGCTCACccagaggatgatgatgatgatgataacgaagcagaagaaaaaagaaccaaACCACAAGACAGCAACCATGACATGACAGCAGCAGAGCCGAGAGCGGCCTCAGAAGATGTGAACGAGAAGTCTCACATGACCCACTAA
- the per1b gene encoding period circadian protein homolog 1b isoform X2, with protein MSYDNSKSMPSSSTRGRVARADEKDNEQEAESEGLNSLKTSSASASVTAQEQGSGNEGGSIGSASPSVGSEGLSRDRRGPNSDDMDGLSSGNDSGERESEGGIERDNGSRGHQSIRSSHSSSNGKDSGMLETTESNKSSNSQSLSPPSSSLAYSLLSTSSEHDPPSTSGCSSNQSARVQTQKELMKAIKELKLRLPTERKAKGHGSTINALKYALQCVKQVRANKEYYHQWSVEECHGCSLDLSAFTIEELDNITSEYTLKNTDTFSMAVSFLSGKVVYVSPQGSSLLRCKPERLQGAMFSELLAPQDVSTFYSGTAPCRLPNWASCIGFASPSVDCTQEKSMFCRISADRAQGGELRYYPFRLTPYQLTIRDSDDAEPQPCCLLISERVHSGYEAPRIPADKRIFTTSHTPSCLFQEVDERAVPLLGYLPQDLVGTPTLLYIHPEDRPMMVAIHEKIFQFAGQPFDSSPFRMCAHSGEYVTIDTSWSSFVNPWSRKVAFIVGRHKVRTSPLNEDVFTTPQGCDTRTTTPDVVQLSEQIHRLLVQPVHSGSSKGYSSLGSSGSRGSRHSHQQHLSAASSSDSNGPAMNKAAAAAPLHKPMTFQQICKNVHMVKTNGQQVFIESRNRLPPRKITTTGTASVRAFSSDPIRGFIADMTIPPKALIPAPLVPKEPPTGYSYQQINCLDSIIRYLDSCNVPNTVKRKCGSYTTSSTSDDDKQQEASNNTDIVMEEAPTTPTLAPPTTTPTPPTSGLPPPAAVTFSPLPPPPPPLQATQPERESRRSGSVGGGGRMGLTKEVLSTHTQQEEQAFLDRFKDLSKLHVFDQTVSSTLRCQTPAANPLSRGVRCSRDYPAAGSSTSHRRGRGGKRLKQQESSDQHSSLNRSGSRCDPRTSTAPMSLHMPIRPPTNSSSWPSVGSQASIPAAPFAPGMLPIYPVYPPLAQPLPVPDPSRFPPTQMVPPMMALVLPNYMFPQMGAAIPQPGPTPGHFYNPNFTEGYTVTPAAVPTVISNTVPIPATCAPSRSSTPQSYSQTPADREGAESPLFQSRCSSPLNLLQLEESPSKRLEVATALAASQQATPSVQGSAAAGQSSGNQRSSDDTSKENENGEANESNNDAMSTSSDLLDMLLQEDSRSGTGSAASGSGSSGTRSSGSGSGSGSGSGSGSNGCSSSGTSGMSSSQGSHTSKYFGSIDSSENDRSRKQPAGGSSSAGGNGGEEQFIKCVLQDPIWLLMANTDDKVMMTYQLPVRDMETLLREDREALRSMQKHQPRFTEDQKRELSQVHPWIRTGRLPQAINISGCAGCKSPPSVPPAAPFDVEIHDIELCSVLKAQEEGARKDDKNLTETAMDEAHPEDDDDDDNEAEEKRTKPQDSNHDMTAAEPRAASEDVNEKSHMTH; from the exons ATGAGTTATGACAACTCAAAATCAAtgcccagcagcagcactcgGGGGCGAGTGGCAAGGGCCGATGAGAAAGACAATGAACAGGAAGCAGAGTCAGAAGGGTTAAACTCTCTGAAAACCAGCAGTGCCAGTGCCAGTGTCACCGCTCAGGAGCAGGGAAGTGGAAATGAAGGCGGCTCCATTGGCAGCGCGTCTCCCAGTGTGGGCTCTGAAGGTTTGTCCCGAGACCGAAGGGGGCCCAACTCCGATGATATGGATGGACTCTCCAGTGGGAACGACTCTGGTGAGAGGGAAAGCGAAGGCgggatagagagagacaacGGGTCACGTGGGCACCAGTCCATACGCAGCTCCCACAGCTCTTCAAACGGCAAAGACTCTGGCATGCTGGAAACGACAGAGAGCAACAAGAG CTCCAACTCCCAGAGTCTCTCACCTCCCAGCAGCTCCCTGGCCTACAGCCTGCTGTCGACCAGCTCGGAGCATgaccccccctccacctctgGCTGCAGCAGCAACCAGTCGGCGAGGGTCCAGACCCAGAAAGAGCTGATGAAGGCCATCAAGGAGCTGAAGCTCCGCCTACCTACGGAGCGCAAGGCCAAGGGCCACGGCAGCACTATAAATGCACTAAAATACGCACTTCAGTGTGTCAAACAAGTCAGAG CCAACAAGGAGTACTATCATCAGTGGAGCGTAGAGGAGTGCCATGGCTGCAGTCTGGACTTATCTGCCTTCACAATTGAGGAGCTTGACAACATCACATCAGAATACACCCTCAAAAACACT GACACTTTCTCCATGGCCGTGTCGTTCTTGTCAGGGAAGGTCGTTTACGTATCACCCCAGGGCTCGTCCCTGCTGCGCTGTAAGCCAGAGCGTCTCCAAGGGGCCATGTTTTCTGAGCTTTTGGCCCCGCAGGACGTCAGCACTTTCTACAGCGGCACGGCACCCTGCCGCCTGCCAAACTGGGCCTCCTGCATCGGGTTTG CTTCTCCTTCAGTCGATTGCACTCAGGAGAAGTCTATGTTCTGTCGAATCAGTGCCGACCGGGCGCAGGGCGGCGAGTTGCGCTACTACCCCTTTCGCCTCACGCCCTACCAGCTCACCATCAGAGACTCAGATGATGCTGAGCCACAGCCCTGCTGCCTGCTCATCTCAGAGAGGGTCCACTCCGGATACGAGG CTCCTCGTATCCCTGCAGACAAGAGGATCTTCACCACCAGTCACACTCCCAGCTGCCTCTTTCAGGAAGTTGATGAGAG GGCAGTGCCACTGTTGGGCTACCTGCCTCAGGACTTGGTGGGAACCCCCACCCTGCTCTACATCCACCCTGAAGACAGGCCTATGATGGTGGCAATACATGAGAAAA TCTTTCAGTTTGCAGGGCAGCCGTTCGACTCTTCACCCTTTAGGATGTGTGCCCACAGCGGGGAATATGTGACCATAGACACCAGCTGGTCTTCCTTTGTCAACCCCTGGAGCCGGAAGGTGGCATTCATCGTAGGGCGCCACAAAGTCAGAAC GAGCCCTTTGAATGAAGACGTGTTCACGACACCGCAGGGCTGCGACACTCGGACCACCACGCCTGACGTTGTGCAGCTGAGCGAGCAGATCCACCGGCTCCTGGTGCAGCCGGTGCACAGCGGCAGCTCGAAGGGCTACAGCTCACTCGGGTCCAGTGGCTCACGGGGCTCCCGCCATTCACACCAACAGCACCTCAGTGCCGCCTCGTCCAGCGACAGCAACGGCCCCGCCATGAACAAAGCTGCTGCCGCGGCCCCTTTGCACAAACCT ATGACGTTCCAGCAGATCTGCAAAAATGTCCACATGGTCAAGACTAATGGGCAGCAGGTTTTCATCGAGTCCCGTAACCGACTACCGCCCAGGAAAATCACCACCACAG GCACAGCAAGCGTCAGAGCATTCAGCAGTGACCCAATCAGAGGTTTTATAGCTGACATGACAATACCACCCAAAGCTTTGATCCCTGCACCACTTGTACCGAAGGAGCCCCCGACTGGCTACTCCTACCAGCAGATCAACTGTCTGGACAGCATCATAAG GTACTTGGATAGCTGTAATGTTCCTAACACGGTTAAAAGGAAGTGTGGCTCCTACACTACCTCCTCCACGTCAGATGACGACAAACAGCAGGAGGCCAGCAACAACACAG ACATCGTCATGGAGGAGGCCCCAACAACTCCCACTCTTGCTCCTCCTACAACTACACCAACTCCTCCCACTAGCGGTCTGCCACCTCCCGCAGCTGTCAccttttctcctctccctcccccgcCTCCTCCCCTTCAAGCCACTCAGCCAGAGAGGGAGAGCCGGAGAAGTGGAAGTGTAGGAGGAGGGGGCCGGATGGGTCTCACAAAGGAGGTGCTTTCCACCCACACCCAGCAGGAGGAGCAGGCATTCCTTGACCGCTTCAAGGACCTCAGCAAGCTGCATGTTTTCGATCAGACTGTATCTTCGACTCTGCGCTGTCAGACCCCAGCTGCCAACCCTCTCTCACGAG GAGTGCGTTGTTCTCGGGATTACCCAGCCGCGGGAAGCAGCACCAGTCACAGACGTGGTCGCGGCGGTAAGAGACTCAAGCAGCAGGAGTCATCTGACCAGCACAGCTCTCTGAACCGGAGCGGGAGCCGGTGTGACCCCAGAACCAGCACAGCTCCCATGTCCCTCCACATGCCTATCAGACCCCCAACAAACTCCTCCTCCTGGCCGTCTGTAGGCTCCCAGGCCAGCATTCCCGCCGCCCCTTTCGCTCCGGGTATGCTTCCGATCTACCCAGTTTACCCACCGCTCGCACAGCCCTTACCCGTCCCAGATCCATCCCGTTTCCCACCTACCCAGATGGTACCTCCAATGATGGCCCTGGTTCTGCCCAACTACATGTTCCCCCAGATGGGAGCAGCCATCCCTCAGCCAGGCCCCACCCCCGGACACTTCTACAATCCTAACTTCACAGAAGGATACACTGTCACCCCAGCAGCTGTCCCCACTGTTATTTCTAACACCGTACCCATTCCGGCCACCTGCGCCCCGTCTCGTAGCAGCACCCCCCAGTCCTACAGCCAGACACCTGCTGACCGTGAGGGTGCAGAGTCCCCCCTCTTCCAGTCCCGATGCTCCTCACCTCTCAACCTATTGCAGCTGGAGGAATCACCAAGCAAACGCTTAGAGGTGGCCACGGCCCTGGCAGCATCACAGCAAGCCACGCCTTCTGTGCAGGGCAGTGCGGCTGCGGGACAGAGCTCAGGCAATCAGAGGAGCTCTGATGATACCTCCAAGGAGAATGAGAAC GGTGAAGCTAATGAGTCCAACAATGATGCCATGTCCACCTCCAGCGACCTGCTGGATATGTTGCTGCAGGAAGACTCCCGCTCAGGCACCGGCTCAGCCGCCTCTGGGTCGGGGTCCTCTGGCACGAGGTCCTCTGGTTCCGGTTCCGGCTCCGGTTCCGGCTCTGGCTCTGGCTCCAATGGttgcagctcctctggcaccagtGGCATGA GCAGCAGCCAGGGCAGCCACACCAGCAAGTACTTTGGCAGTATCGACTCATCAGAGAACGATCGTTCCCGCAAACagccagcagggggcagcagTAGTGCTGGAGGGAATGGTGGGGAGGAGCAGTTTATCAAGTGTGTCCTGCAGGACCCCATCTGGCTGCTAATGGCCAACACTGACGACAAAGTCATGATGACCTATCAGCTGCCTGTCAG AGACATGGAGACTTTGCTGCGAGAAGACCGCGAGGCCTTGAGGAGCATGCAGAAACACCAGCCACGCTTCACCGAGGACCAGAAGAGGGAGCTGAGCCAGGTGCACCCCTGGATCCGCACGGGACGCCTGCCCCAAGCCATCAACATCTCT GGCTGTGCGGGCTGCAAGTCTCCCCCCTCCGTGCCTCCCGCCGCTCCATTCGATGTGGAGATCCACGACATTGAGCTGTGCAGTGTGCTGAAAGCTCAGGAGGAGGGCGCCAGAAAGGACGATAAAAATCTGACAGAGACAGCCATGGATGAAGCTCACccagaggatgatgatgatgatgataacgaagcagaagaaaaaagaaccaaACCACAAGACAGCAACCATGACATGACAGCAGCAGAGCCGAGAGCGGCCTCAGAAGATGTGAACGAGAAGTCTCACATGACCCACTAA